CCTGCTATCTGAGCGACTCGCGTCATGTTTCCCGTTCCATCGCGGAAGTCATCGATCGGACGCAGTTGCCGATCCTGACCCATCTGTTCAACCGGGGCGGTCGTTTCTTCATGGCCTATGACCGGCATGACGAGCCGGTGGGCTTTGTCCGTCTGATCAAGACCGGCCTGGAGTGCGAGATCGTCCTGGCCATCGGAGACAGCGACAAATGGGGCCGAAATCTCGGCGCTCGCACGATCCGCGAAGGCATGAAACTGGCCTTTCTCGACATGCGCGCCGAGAAGCTTATCGCCAAGATCCACCCGGACAACGTGCGCTCGCTGAAAGCTTTTGTGCGCTGCGGCTTTATGCTCGAGAACGAAACGCCAACATTGAAATCGTTTTCCATGACGGCGGCGTGTTATCGCCAGCTCCTGCGCGAAAGTGCCGGTACCGACGTTACAGGAATCCAAATCACTGAAATCGACAAGGCCAGGCTCGAGAATCTAATCGCACTCGAGGAGGGGCCGGCCATTGTCGAGCTCGAACATGAGCTCGAGCGTGCTGTTGTCGTCAAGCCTGAGGAAGTGGCACGCAATGTCGTCACGATGAACTCCAAGGCCTTGCTGCAACTGGACGACGAAGAGATCGAAGTGGCCTTGGTCTATCCCGAAGACGCCGACAGCCGCGCCGGAAAATATTCGGTGTGTTCCGATATCGGCGCGGCCATTCTCGGCTACCAGGAGGGAGACGCCATCGACTGGCGGATTTCCGATCGGACTCTCCGGATCGAGATCAGTAAAGTGCTTTATCAACCGGAAGCTGCGGGCGATTACCACCTGTAATCGCTCCTTTGGCTCATCGTTACTTCATCAGGCATACATTTTTTGATGCCTGATGAGGGCGGGCCATCTGTTCTGAAGGCCGTAGGGAATTCGACCTGAGAAGCGATTGACCTGGGATCGTTGAAAGCGGATCTCCAGGTGAGATGTGATGCCTGCTCAAAAAAGAGACTAGATTTTTCATATATAAATCAGTGACATAGCTTCGTTTCAGTTTAAAAAAAAGACAAAATTGGCGAAATCACATCTCATAGTCTATTTTTTAAATGCAGTCTGCGTTGTGACAGGCAATATCACACTTGGCGATATGTTGCCGAAAGATGTTTCTCTCCAAATTTTGCAGCGAAACTATATATGACAGATCAACTAATTGTTGGGGAGCTAGTAGTCGCAAAGGGAAAGCTTGCCACAATTCAACAGATTCTTAGCGCAAAGAGCATTAGGGTAGTCGTTAAGGCAACTGGCGAAGCTTTGATGGTTTCTCAGCGCGATATTGAGAGGATTGTTGGTCTCACAGGAGGGGTGGTTGGGGGTAATGTAATAAATTTGAATGTGAATGATTATGGAGAAGACGAGCTATCGCTAGCTGTAGAGCGGTACAACGTTATTAGCCAGTGGAGGGTGAAGGAAGTAACAACCGCTCAAGCTTGTGTGAAGCTGAATTTGTCGCGGAGCTATTTTTTTCGTTTGGCTAAGATGTGTGATGAGGAAATTGGTCCTCTGTCATTGGTTCTTCAGCGGCGTGGGGTTAAGAAAGGAGTTACTAGATTAGATGAAGCTGTAGAGGTAATTATTTTTGATGCGACTCATAAAGTTTACAATTCAAAAGGTGCTAGCTATAGCAAAGTGTGGCTCGAGGTAGATGTCGCATGTAAAGAGCAGGGGTTACCATCCCCTTGTAAAGCTACAGTTTTACGACGTGTGGAGTTAATTCTCTCAGA
The genomic region above belongs to Pseudomonas sediminis and contains:
- a CDS encoding bifunctional GNAT family N-acetyltransferase/nucleoside diphosphate kinase regulator — encoded protein: MSKPFISLCPEITRAHALTLMEWLQDERVTCYLSDSRHVSRSIAEVIDRTQLPILTHLFNRGGRFFMAYDRHDEPVGFVRLIKTGLECEIVLAIGDSDKWGRNLGARTIREGMKLAFLDMRAEKLIAKIHPDNVRSLKAFVRCGFMLENETPTLKSFSMTAACYRQLLRESAGTDVTGIQITEIDKARLENLIALEEGPAIVELEHELERAVVVKPEEVARNVVTMNSKALLQLDDEEIEVALVYPEDADSRAGKYSVCSDIGAAILGYQEGDAIDWRISDRTLRIEISKVLYQPEAAGDYHL